The following nucleotide sequence is from Deltaproteobacteria bacterium.
CTCGCTGGCAAGCCCGCGCTCGACCAGCGCCTCGTGCAGCACGCGCACCGCCAACTCGGCGTACTTCGCCTCGATCACCACCGACACCTTGATCTCCGACGTGGAGATCATCTGAATGTTGATGCCTTCGTGCGACAACACTTCGAACATCTTCGCAGCCACGCCCGCGTGGCTGCGCATGCCGAGGCCGACGATCGACACCTTCGCCACGTCGGTGGCGGTGGCCACGCCGCCGGCGCCCACCTCGCGCGCGAGCTGCTCGACAATGCCCAGCGCCTGCTGAAAATCCGTGCGCGGCACGGTAAACGTGAGGTCAGTGAAGCCGTCCGCGCTCGCGTTCTGGATAATCATGTCGACGACGATGTTCGCCGCCGCGATCGGTCCGAACACCTTCATCGCTAGGCCCGGACGATCCGGCACATGGCGCAGCGTGATCTTGCTCTCATCGCGATCGAGGGTCACTCCCGACACCAGAACGTCTTCCATTCCATGTTCCTCCGGTACGACCCAGGTGCCTTCGGCATTCGAGAAACTCGAACGCACGTGCAACGGCACCTGGTAGCGCTTGGCAAACTCCACCGCGCGGATCTGCAACACCTTGGCGCCAAGGCTCGCCAGCTCCAACATCTCATCGAACGAGATGCGCGCCAGCTTGCGCGCGCCCGGGCAGATCCGCGGATCGGTGGTGAACACGCCCTCCACGTCCGTGTAGATCTCGCACACATCCGCCTTCACCGCCGCCGCCACGGCCACCGCCGTGGTGTCACCGCCGCCGCGGCCAAGCGTGGTGATATTCTCGTTCTCGTCCACGCCTTGAAAGCCGGCGACCACCGCCACGGTGCCGCCGCGTGCGACTTGCAGCAGGTTGTCCGCATCGATGCGTTTGATGCGAGCTTTTCCGAACACACTGTCGGTGGCGATGCGAATCTGATGTCCGAGAAATGACTGGGCCGGGGTGCCGAGATCGCGCAGCGCCATCGCCAGCAGCGCCACCGCCGCCTGCTCGCCGGTGGCGAGCAGCACATCGACCTCGCGCGGCTGCGGGTCGGGCGACACCTCTCGCGCCAACCCCAGCAAGCGATTGGTCTCCCCGGCCATCGCGGAGACCGTGACCACGACTTGGTTGCCAGCCTGGTGCGTGGCCGTCACCCGCTCCGCCACTGCACGGATGCGCTCGGCGGTACCGACGGACGTGCCGCCGTATTTCTGCACGATCAATTGCATCTGTTCAACTTGTGCATCCACTCAACTCGTTATCAGCTCGATGTGCCCAGCGCTTCAAGCAGCGGATCATACCCAACCCCGTGCGCCGCCGCCACCAATTGACGTTCGGTTCCCCCCACGAATGTGAGTGAGACCTCCAGAAATTCCGTCAGCGGCTCGCCCAACCGTTCGAACCATTCGACCGCGCAGACACCGCGCCCATAGAGGTATTCGCGCAGCGCCAGCCGGTCAAATTCATTGGGCGCAAGTCGAAACAGGTCGATG
It contains:
- a CDS encoding aspartate kinase, translating into MQLIVQKYGGTSVGTAERIRAVAERVTATHQAGNQVVVTVSAMAGETNRLLGLAREVSPDPQPREVDVLLATGEQAAVALLAMALRDLGTPAQSFLGHQIRIATDSVFGKARIKRIDADNLLQVARGGTVAVVAGFQGVDENENITTLGRGGGDTTAVAVAAAVKADVCEIYTDVEGVFTTDPRICPGARKLARISFDEMLELASLGAKVLQIRAVEFAKRYQVPLHVRSSFSNAEGTWVVPEEHGMEDVLVSGVTLDRDESKITLRHVPDRPGLAMKVFGPIAAANIVVDMIIQNASADGFTDLTFTVPRTDFQQALGIVEQLAREVGAGGVATATDVAKVSIVGLGMRSHAGVAAKMFEVLSHEGINIQMISTSEIKVSVVIEAKYAELAVRVLHEALVERGLASEVPA
- the tsaE gene encoding tRNA (adenosine(37)-N6)-threonylcarbamoyltransferase complex ATPase subunit type 1 TsaE is translated as MTRSEEETHALGARLAATCHGGELIGLRGELGAGKTVFVRGLAIGLGIDPDRVRSPSFTLVNEYSGGRLPLYHIDLFRLAPNEFDRLALREYLYGRGVCAVEWFERLGEPLTEFLEVSLTFVGGTERQLVAAAHGVGYDPLLEALGTSS